One segment of Olsenella uli DSM 7084 DNA contains the following:
- a CDS encoding ABC transporter ATP-binding protein: MDAGQRKTHRRGARRSEGLAIATDGLTKRYGDATVVSNLNLEVSEGAVYGFLGPNGAGKSTTMKMILGLAHPTGGSIQVLGREMGPSNRLEVLRQVGSIIEGPSCYPHLTAYENLDIVRRLRGLPTSCIDEALEVVRLNDPKTRRKVVGQFSLGMRQRLGIASALVGRPRLLLLDEPTNGLDPSGIHEIRQLIRDMPNRFGCTVMVSSHLLSEIDQMADHVGIINSGQMVWQGPIAELHARARRWIALRTTDNATALRALTGATADTNGWLRIKAVDDATAGQVSLCLARQGVGIVRMEERSQSLEDIFLQLTGMEATI; this comes from the coding sequence ATGGACGCAGGCCAGCGTAAAACGCATCGTCGAGGCGCACGTCGGTCAGAAGGACTCGCAATCGCAACCGATGGCCTCACCAAGCGCTACGGTGACGCCACCGTGGTGAGCAATCTCAACCTCGAGGTGAGCGAGGGCGCCGTCTACGGCTTCCTCGGGCCCAACGGCGCGGGAAAGTCCACCACCATGAAGATGATCCTGGGCCTCGCCCACCCCACGGGTGGCAGCATCCAGGTACTGGGACGCGAGATGGGCCCCAGCAACCGCCTCGAGGTGCTGCGGCAGGTGGGCTCGATCATCGAGGGCCCCAGCTGCTACCCGCACCTCACCGCATACGAGAACCTCGACATCGTGCGCCGGCTGCGCGGACTGCCCACCAGCTGCATCGACGAGGCCCTCGAGGTCGTGCGCCTGAACGACCCCAAGACGCGCCGCAAGGTCGTCGGCCAGTTCTCGCTCGGCATGCGCCAGCGCCTGGGCATCGCAAGCGCCCTCGTCGGCCGTCCACGGCTGTTGCTGCTCGACGAGCCCACCAACGGCCTCGACCCCAGTGGCATCCACGAGATCCGCCAGCTCATCCGCGACATGCCCAACCGCTTCGGCTGCACCGTCATGGTGTCGAGCCATCTGCTCTCCGAGATAGACCAGATGGCCGACCACGTGGGCATAATCAACTCCGGCCAGATGGTCTGGCAGGGTCCCATAGCGGAGCTGCACGCCCGCGCCCGGCGCTGGATCGCCCTGCGCACCACCGACAACGCGACCGCCCTGCGAGCACTCACCGGCGCCACAGCGGACACCAACGGATGGCTGCGCATCAAGGCCGTCGACGACGCCACCGCTGGTCAGGTGAGCCTGTGCCTTGCGCGGCAAGGCGTCGGCATCGTCCGCATGGAGGAGCGCTCCCAGAGCCTGGAGGACATCTTCCTCCAGCTGACCGGCATGGAGGCGACGATCTGA
- a CDS encoding ABC transporter permease, whose product MAERTPSATSRPRRIPAVRLELRKLRRKHLPLVALALMALELVWLGYGWSGDAVSKGDWRAIYWQLPMLNAIFLPLLASIASSTVCDIESPGGMLKELLTLQSPRELFRAKWQAITLVLGLLVVAQTAASLALTSSLGFPSLPDAIAVAQYAVSTLAVSLLVATLVQALCLILQNQFLPLVVGVALSFLGLFSMYLPTAFARLVPSSYYALLSTVEMSSDAGRVAFASRAWPVADLAVIIILTVAIYGYAGRGFSRKEL is encoded by the coding sequence ATGGCCGAAAGGACCCCGTCCGCGACGTCGCGGCCGCGCCGCATCCCGGCGGTTCGCCTGGAGCTCAGGAAGCTTCGCCGCAAGCACCTGCCACTCGTTGCGCTGGCCCTCATGGCCCTCGAGCTCGTCTGGCTGGGATACGGCTGGTCGGGCGACGCCGTGTCCAAGGGCGATTGGCGCGCCATCTACTGGCAGCTCCCCATGCTCAACGCCATCTTCCTCCCCCTGCTCGCGAGCATCGCCTCGAGCACCGTCTGCGACATAGAGAGCCCCGGAGGTATGCTCAAGGAGCTCCTCACCCTGCAGTCACCCCGAGAGCTCTTCCGTGCGAAGTGGCAGGCCATAACCCTTGTGCTGGGGCTTCTCGTGGTCGCGCAGACCGCGGCCAGCCTCGCTCTGACCTCGTCCCTCGGCTTTCCCTCGCTGCCGGACGCGATTGCCGTCGCCCAGTACGCAGTCTCCACGCTCGCGGTGAGCCTGCTCGTGGCGACGCTGGTCCAGGCGCTCTGCCTCATCCTGCAGAACCAGTTCCTTCCCCTCGTGGTGGGCGTGGCGCTGTCGTTTCTCGGCCTGTTCTCCATGTACCTGCCCACGGCGTTTGCCCGATTGGTCCCCAGCTCGTATTACGCGCTGCTCTCCACCGTCGAGATGAGCTCCGATGCAGGTCGGGTGGCATTCGCCTCGCGGGCCTGGCCCGTGGCGGACCTTGCCGTCATTATCATCCTGACCGTCGCGATCTACGGGTACGCAGGTCGCGGCTTCTCCCGAAAGGAGCTCTAG
- a CDS encoding response regulator transcription factor → MIRTMIVDDQEGVRMGLSLMLRRADGVTVVLEAEDGQQAIDRLAQAEELGRALPDVILMDVRMPRMDGIDATARITARWTDVRVLILTTYDEDDYAFGGLSAGASGFLLKDVHAAELARAVRAVADGDAVLTPRITRAVIERGMRPAEKDEASLGFAASFRALTPREREVCRLVADGLSNAEVAERICIEPASVKRSVTRILAKLGLRDRVQLAVAWYKSGMDS, encoded by the coding sequence ATGATACGCACCATGATCGTCGATGACCAGGAGGGCGTGCGCATGGGCCTCTCGCTCATGCTCAGGCGTGCGGATGGTGTCACGGTCGTGCTCGAGGCCGAAGATGGCCAGCAGGCCATCGACCGGCTCGCACAGGCGGAGGAGCTGGGACGTGCCCTACCGGATGTCATCCTCATGGACGTACGCATGCCCCGCATGGACGGCATCGACGCCACCGCGCGCATCACGGCGCGCTGGACGGACGTCCGCGTGCTCATCCTCACCACCTACGACGAGGACGACTACGCCTTCGGCGGGCTCTCCGCCGGCGCGTCGGGCTTTTTGCTCAAGGACGTGCATGCCGCAGAGCTTGCCCGGGCGGTACGCGCCGTCGCAGACGGCGATGCCGTGCTCACGCCGCGCATCACCCGTGCGGTCATCGAGCGAGGGATGCGCCCTGCCGAGAAGGACGAGGCCTCCCTGGGCTTTGCGGCAAGCTTCCGCGCGCTCACGCCCCGTGAGCGCGAGGTATGCCGCCTGGTGGCCGACGGGCTCTCGAACGCCGAGGTCGCCGAGAGGATCTGCATAGAGCCGGCGAGCGTCAAGCGCTCGGTGACGCGCATCCTCGCGAAGCTTGGCCTGCGTGACCGCGTCCAGTTGGCCGTCGCCTGGTACAAGTCCGGCATGGACTCCTGA
- a CDS encoding sensor histidine kinase: MFDRLSERWDASPLLQLVAPVLCVAWEAMLFTRLFFIGLPGSPSPSLLLPVLLLLALGCAALFVRHRWPLAVALAEAMSIALLSLMGVTSETGALALVAAYACVARGSQRDALAGTTTIVAAQAFACTQDVMAPTGGAAVGGTASTWGFMLTYVVFLSPTILTIALGAISRLRYDRRRARQAEAAAERARAEELARVAEARDAALRRGRIAAELHDSVGHDLTAIVALSEGLAGTTGDDELDRALASINGLARAGLEDTRRAVRALAGARDAKSAGAAMTGPASDAAEAPHRWDEVEPVLEHVRELGITCALTETGTRPDDARQADLAFSITREALTNAVRHGGRASGGHVGRIVTSWDHRPDGTLALTVRDDGERTAGTPCTAAGGGNGAEEGGRGTGLVRLEEVVRLSGGTFSSGYEDNAGWTVHATIPSQAVPGHRLPPGGKGVRAHDTHHDRR; encoded by the coding sequence ATGTTCGACAGGCTGTCAGAGCGCTGGGATGCAAGCCCCCTCCTGCAGCTCGTGGCACCCGTCCTCTGCGTGGCGTGGGAGGCCATGCTCTTCACGCGCCTCTTCTTCATCGGCCTGCCCGGATCTCCCAGCCCCAGCCTGCTCTTGCCGGTGCTGCTGCTCCTGGCCTTGGGATGCGCCGCCCTCTTTGTGCGGCACCGCTGGCCGCTCGCCGTCGCCCTGGCGGAGGCCATGTCGATCGCCCTGCTCTCCCTCATGGGCGTCACGTCCGAGACGGGCGCGCTCGCCCTTGTCGCAGCCTATGCCTGCGTGGCACGCGGAAGCCAGCGGGACGCCCTGGCGGGAACCACGACGATCGTCGCAGCCCAGGCCTTCGCCTGCACGCAGGACGTCATGGCGCCGACGGGCGGGGCGGCTGTCGGCGGGACCGCCTCAACATGGGGTTTCATGCTCACGTACGTGGTCTTCCTCTCCCCTACCATCCTCACCATCGCGCTGGGCGCAATCTCGCGGCTGCGTTACGACAGGCGGCGCGCCCGCCAGGCAGAGGCTGCAGCCGAGCGAGCACGAGCCGAGGAGCTCGCCCGCGTGGCCGAGGCACGCGATGCGGCCCTCAGACGCGGGCGCATCGCCGCAGAGCTTCACGACTCCGTGGGCCACGACCTCACGGCAATCGTCGCGCTGTCAGAGGGCCTTGCCGGGACCACGGGCGACGACGAGCTCGACCGGGCCCTCGCCTCGATCAACGGCCTCGCGCGAGCGGGCCTCGAGGACACGCGCAGGGCCGTCCGCGCGCTCGCGGGCGCGAGGGATGCCAAATCTGCGGGGGCGGCGATGACGGGACCCGCGAGTGATGCCGCCGAGGCGCCCCACCGTTGGGACGAGGTGGAACCCGTGCTCGAGCACGTACGAGAGCTGGGGATCACCTGCGCCCTGACCGAGACGGGGACCAGACCCGATGACGCCAGGCAGGCCGACCTCGCGTTCTCCATCACGCGCGAGGCCCTGACCAACGCCGTCCGACACGGCGGTCGCGCGAGCGGCGGACACGTGGGCCGCATCGTCACGTCGTGGGACCATAGGCCGGACGGTACCCTCGCGCTCACCGTCCGCGACGACGGAGAGCGCACGGCCGGTACGCCATGCACGGCCGCAGGAGGTGGCAACGGCGCGGAGGAGGGTGGGCGAGGCACGGGACTTGTGCGGCTGGAGGAGGTCGTGCGCCTGTCCGGAGGCACGTTCTCCTCGGGATACGAGGACAACGCTGGCTGGACGGTCCATGCGACCATCCCGTCACAGGCTGTCCCGGGGCACAGGCTGCCACCAGGCGGGAAGGGGGTGCGGGCGCATGATACGCACCATGATCGTCGATGA
- a CDS encoding ABC transporter permease/substrate-binding protein codes for MDAQECLDMLHAMWDLLLGRWEFFGELLVEHLAISAAAIVIAIVAGGVFGLLIAERPRAAKPTLGVVNFLYTIPSISMLGFLIPFSGVGNATAVIALTIYALLPMVRNTHTGITNVDPALVEAACGMGSTDGQILRRIKIPLALPYIMSGIRSMATMTVALAGIASFIGAGGLGVAIYRGITTNNVAMTMDGSLLTALLALAVDVVLGFVERRSQMRSASARRANRRMALAAAGMAAVAALVAGVQAFVPAEVIHVATKPMTEQYIMGYMLKDLIEQDTDLTVELTVGVGGGTSNIEPAMESGEFDLYPEYTGTAWSAVLNKGDTYSEDLFGQLRQAYEDQLGLEWVGMYGFNNTFGLVVRREVAERYDLRTYSDLQRVASQLSFGAEYDFFEREDGYQALCDAYGLDFGSTMDLDIGLKYQALAEGQIDVMVIFTTDGQLSATDAVVLEDDKGLFPSYLCGNVVRRETLESHPELRAVLERLEGTVTDDDMAKMNYSVETEGRAPEDVAREYLEQKGLLR; via the coding sequence ATGGACGCACAAGAATGCCTGGACATGCTGCACGCGATGTGGGACCTCCTGCTGGGACGCTGGGAGTTCTTTGGGGAGCTTCTGGTCGAGCACCTGGCCATCTCGGCTGCCGCCATCGTCATCGCCATCGTGGCGGGAGGGGTCTTCGGCCTGCTCATCGCCGAGCGCCCCCGCGCCGCCAAGCCCACGCTCGGCGTGGTCAACTTCCTCTACACCATCCCATCCATCTCGATGCTGGGGTTCCTCATCCCCTTCTCGGGCGTGGGCAACGCGACGGCGGTCATAGCGCTCACCATCTACGCCTTGCTGCCCATGGTGAGAAACACCCACACGGGCATCACCAACGTGGACCCCGCCCTCGTGGAGGCCGCTTGCGGCATGGGTTCGACCGACGGGCAGATCCTGCGTAGGATCAAGATCCCCCTGGCCCTGCCCTACATCATGAGCGGCATCCGGTCGATGGCGACCATGACGGTGGCACTTGCGGGCATCGCGTCGTTCATCGGCGCCGGTGGCCTGGGCGTGGCCATCTATCGCGGCATCACCACCAACAATGTGGCCATGACCATGGACGGGAGCCTCCTCACGGCGCTTCTCGCCCTCGCCGTCGACGTCGTGCTCGGTTTTGTGGAGCGTCGCAGCCAGATGCGAAGCGCTTCCGCCCGGCGCGCCAATCGGCGCATGGCGCTTGCCGCTGCCGGGATGGCCGCCGTGGCCGCATTGGTTGCCGGTGTGCAGGCGTTTGTCCCGGCAGAGGTCATCCACGTGGCCACCAAGCCCATGACCGAGCAGTACATCATGGGCTACATGCTCAAAGACCTCATCGAGCAGGACACGGACCTCACCGTCGAGCTCACCGTGGGGGTGGGTGGCGGCACCTCCAACATCGAGCCTGCCATGGAGTCCGGCGAGTTCGACCTCTATCCCGAGTACACCGGGACTGCCTGGAGTGCCGTGCTCAACAAGGGGGACACCTACTCGGAGGACCTCTTCGGACAGCTGCGGCAGGCCTACGAGGACCAGCTGGGCCTCGAGTGGGTAGGCATGTACGGCTTCAACAACACCTTTGGCCTGGTCGTGCGCAGGGAGGTGGCCGAACGCTACGACCTCCGCACCTACTCCGACCTGCAACGCGTCGCCAGCCAGCTCAGCTTTGGCGCCGAGTACGACTTCTTCGAGCGCGAGGATGGCTACCAGGCGCTCTGTGACGCCTATGGCCTCGACTTCGGCAGCACCATGGACCTCGACATCGGCCTCAAGTACCAGGCACTGGCCGAGGGCCAGATCGACGTGATGGTGATCTTCACCACCGACGGGCAGCTCTCTGCCACGGATGCCGTGGTCCTCGAGGACGACAAGGGCCTCTTCCCCTCCTACCTCTGTGGCAACGTGGTGCGCAGGGAGACGCTGGAGAGCCATCCCGAGCTGCGTGCGGTGCTCGAGCGCCTGGAGGGGACCGTCACCGACGATGACATGGCGAAGATGAACTACTCGGTCGAGACCGAAGGGCGTGCACCCGAGGACGTGGCGCGCGAGTACCTCGAGCAGAAGGGGCTCCTGCGATGA
- a CDS encoding rhodanese-like domain-containing protein produces MDEGVAEARRTPGARLVDVREEGEFLAGHVPDAANVPLSQLGRIADVAQDRATPLFLYCASGARSARAARELVRAGYADVRDIGGINDYTGPRT; encoded by the coding sequence ATGGATGAGGGAGTTGCGGAGGCGCGGCGCACCCCTGGTGCGCGGCTCGTCGACGTGCGTGAGGAGGGCGAGTTCCTCGCCGGGCACGTCCCCGATGCCGCCAACGTGCCGCTCTCCCAGCTGGGGCGCATCGCTGACGTCGCTCAGGACCGTGCGACTCCGCTCTTTCTCTACTGTGCCAGCGGCGCTCGGAGTGCTCGCGCCGCACGTGAGCTCGTGCGTGCGGGATATGCGGACGTCCGCGACATTGGGGGCATTAACGACTACACTGGCCCACGCACGTGA
- a CDS encoding ATP-binding cassette domain-containing protein: MSDEMKTAAALTADDPATAASVEGTPAADVPAIEFRDVSKDYDGKPVLRDVSLSIMRGEFVCVIGSSGGGKTTLLKMANGLIEPSEGDVLVEGVSVRKQDLIQLRRNIGYAIQGSVLFPHMTVEQNISYVPSLWNGGNRARTRKAVRKWMGIVGLEEELLERYPAELSGGQQQRVGIARALAASPGILLMDEPFGAVDEITRRQLQAELRRIYGETGITVMFVTHDIEEALRLASKVAVVDGGRVQQYASPDELVEKPATDFVRRLVAGR; this comes from the coding sequence ATGAGTGACGAAATGAAGACCGCTGCCGCCCTGACGGCAGACGACCCAGCCACAGCCGCCTCCGTCGAGGGCACCCCCGCCGCAGACGTGCCGGCCATAGAGTTTCGCGACGTGAGCAAGGACTATGACGGCAAGCCCGTCCTTCGCGACGTATCGCTTTCCATCATGCGCGGCGAGTTCGTGTGCGTGATAGGGTCCTCGGGCGGTGGCAAGACCACGCTGCTCAAGATGGCCAACGGCCTCATCGAGCCAAGCGAGGGGGATGTGCTGGTCGAGGGCGTGAGCGTACGGAAGCAGGACCTCATCCAGCTCAGGCGCAACATCGGCTATGCCATCCAGGGCAGCGTGCTCTTCCCGCACATGACGGTGGAGCAGAACATCTCCTACGTGCCCAGCCTCTGGAACGGCGGCAATCGTGCACGCACTCGCAAGGCGGTCCGCAAGTGGATGGGCATCGTGGGGCTCGAAGAGGAGCTGCTCGAGCGCTACCCGGCCGAGCTTTCGGGAGGCCAGCAGCAGCGGGTGGGCATTGCCCGTGCGCTGGCGGCCTCACCAGGCATCCTGCTCATGGACGAGCCGTTCGGAGCCGTGGACGAGATCACCCGCAGGCAGCTGCAGGCGGAGCTCAGGCGCATCTATGGCGAGACGGGCATCACCGTGATGTTCGTGACGCACGACATCGAGGAGGCGCTACGGCTTGCAAGCAAGGTGGCCGTGGTGGACGGAGGGCGCGTGCAGCAGTATGCCTCGCCTGACGAGCTGGTCGAGAAGCCTGCGACGGACTTCGTGCGCCGTCTGGTTGCGGGCAGATAG
- a CDS encoding ABC transporter permease, producing MDGSPRVSHVSFATCVHAELIKMRRAPIWLAFVLLPGLSALLGSANYSLNLGVLTPGWENLWTQQTLFVCYFFLPALVGVAASHLWRLEHQGSNWNELMVAPVPARHVFCTKLVVVGVCMLVAFASIVAAYVACGVALGVPGSFPVGSTLLYVALGWLGSLAIAALQLVVSMLVRSFAAPVGVALAGGVAGLMATIAGAGYVFPYSLMQMGMNSNAMVSLSASNVATIVVMSVAWTAAAVAFATLRLRRHDIHAS from the coding sequence ATGGACGGAAGCCCTCGCGTAAGCCACGTCTCCTTCGCCACCTGCGTTCATGCGGAGCTCATCAAGATGCGCAGGGCGCCCATCTGGCTGGCCTTCGTGCTGCTGCCGGGCCTCTCCGCACTCCTGGGCTCGGCAAACTACAGTCTCAACCTGGGAGTGCTCACGCCCGGCTGGGAGAACCTGTGGACGCAGCAGACGCTCTTCGTCTGCTACTTCTTCCTGCCCGCGCTCGTCGGCGTGGCAGCAAGCCACCTGTGGCGCCTCGAGCACCAGGGTTCCAACTGGAACGAGCTCATGGTCGCGCCCGTGCCCGCCCGCCATGTCTTCTGCACCAAGCTGGTCGTCGTCGGCGTCTGCATGCTCGTGGCGTTCGCGAGCATCGTCGCGGCGTATGTGGCCTGTGGCGTCGCCCTGGGCGTACCCGGGAGCTTCCCCGTCGGGAGCACCCTGCTCTACGTGGCACTCGGTTGGCTTGGCAGCCTTGCCATCGCGGCGCTGCAGCTCGTCGTCTCGATGCTCGTCCGCAGCTTTGCGGCTCCGGTGGGCGTGGCGCTCGCAGGAGGTGTCGCCGGTCTCATGGCCACCATAGCCGGGGCGGGCTACGTGTTCCCCTACTCCCTCATGCAGATGGGCATGAACTCGAACGCGATGGTCAGCCTCTCGGCGTCCAATGTGGCGACCATCGTGGTGATGTCCGTGGCGTGGACCGCAGCGGCCGTCGCGTTCGCAACCCTGCGCCTGCGCCGCCATGACATCCACGCAAGCTAG